The Atribacter laminatus genome contains the following window.
TAAGTTATTCTGAAGCAGCGCTTGCTGAACCACTAGCGTGTGTGGTTTACGGAGTCCGAAGAAGTGGGATCAAACCAGGCGAAAAGGTTTTAATATTTGGAGCTGGAGCAATTGGTTTGCTTTTAATGTCATTGCTTAAAATAAGCGGTGCTTCCCAGGTGATTATGGTTGACATTAGTCAAAAAAAGCTTGATTTTGCTAAAAAGATGGGAGCGTCTGAGGTGATTCTCAACAATGCAGAAGGAGAAAAAAAATTAAAAGCGATTGCTCCTTTTGGGTTTGAATTGGTTGCCGATGCTACTGGATCACCCCGAGTTATGGAAAGAGAGCTGCAATTTGTTGAGCCCGATGGAACCTTTTTAGTTTTTGGAGTTGCTCCTATTGGTGATATGATGAAAGTCGAACCTTATGATATTTTTCGTCGTGATATTCATATCGTTGGCTCCTACGCTGTGAAAAAAACGATGCAGTATTCGATCAATCTCCTTGCCTCGGGTAAAATACAGGTCAAAAACCTTATATCTTCAACTTATTCCTTAGAAGATTTTGAAAGAGGGATACAGGATTTTTATCACGACCCCGATCATATGAAAATTCAAATCATTCCATAATTTATTAGCATGACTATGAGTGTGAATGGGATTGCCATGTCGTCCAACCATTCTTTGGTTGGACTTCTCGCAATGACGGAGCAGGAAAAAATTCAAATCCCCCCAACCCCCTTTGCTAAAGGGGGAGATTGATCGTCATATATATATTTTTCATTGTCATCAAATGACGTAACATGGCATGAAAATCAATCCTGAAAATACACGGGCATGATAAATCAAGCCCCCACAAAAGGATATAAAATTGTAGGGGGAAAGTATGTATTGCGCTCATTTTTTGATTAATGTAGCGACATGCCATAGCATGTCGAATCTTTGTTTTCGACCTCATCTGGTGCTGTGAAAGCAGCATGAGGGTCAATTCTAAAAATACGGGAACGAGTAATAAATAATCAAGCAGAAGTAAATAAATAGTGGTAATAAAAAACTATAATGATTTCTTATCATTTTTTCTTAAGGAGGATTAAAAATGAAAAAAGGAGTTAATCAATGGGCATTTCCTGGTAACTTTTCAATACCGGACATTATTCAATTAGCAGCGAAACACCGTTTCGATGGTGTAGAGCTATGCCCTGATGAAGAAGGTAGTTTTCCTTTAAATATCGATCAACAAAAGTTGCTGGAATGGAAAGCTCATTCAGAAGATAAAAATATAGAAATTCGTTGCATTGCTTCAGGGTTACATTGGAAATATAATTTGGCATCCATTAATACCGAAGTTAGGAAAAAAGCTATTGATATCGCTAAGCGTTTGATTGAAATCGCTTCTACTTTGGAAGCCAAGTCTATTTTATTAATCCCAGGGTATGTTAATGTTCCCTGGGACCCTTCTTCAGAAGTAGTTCCATACGAAAAAGCCTATAAAAATTCACGATTATCAATTTCAGAAATAGCAAAATTTGCAGCTGATGCTAAAATAACTATAGGTTTAGAAAACGTATGGAATAAATTATTTCTTTCCCCCTTAGAATTCCGCAGTTTTATCGATAGTTTTAATAATCAATGGGTAAGAGTTCATTTTGATACTGCCAATGTTCTTATTTCAGGATATCCAGAACAGTGGATCGAGATTCTTGGAAAACGAATTGTAACCATTCATATAAAAGACTTTAAACTTTCAGTCGGAAACATCAATGGATTCTGTCTTCCTCTTGAGGGTGATGTTAACTTTCCAGCAGTAATGGGAAGTCTAAAATCAATTGGATATGATGATTTCTTGATTGCAGAAATGATTCCTCCTTATCACTATTCCATCGACGCTTTGCTGGCAAACCTTTCTTATAATCTTGATTGTATCATGAATATGAGGGTATAATAATACCGTCTATCATTTTTTATGTTTATCTTTAAATAAAATATTTAACGGGTGAGTGAAAATTATTAATATTTTTAAGGGGGGTGAAACATTTTATCTAAAACATTTACCTAAAGAATATTTTAATGTAACACTAAAGGAGGAGTGAATTATGAAAAAATCATTATGGGTCGTTTGTCTTTCAATGTTTTTAGTTCTGGGATTAGCCTTAATGGTTGGAGCTGCAACTAAAGTTAGAGTTATGTGGGCAGAGTATGATGGATTAACTCCGGAATATGCTACAAATTTAGAAAAGGCTTTTGAAGAAAAACATCCGGATATTGATTTAGAAATAATATCTACACCTTGGAATGATATGCATGATCGTCTCATTACTTATATTGCGGGAGGCAATCCTCCTGATCTTTCAGTTATTGGAACTCGTTGGCTGCTGGAATTGATGGATATGGGGGTTGTGGAACCAATTGAGCAACATCTCAGCCCAGAATTACTCGATAATATAGATCCAGCACTTTTTGAAGGAAAAATTAAGGGAGTGGTGTATGGTTTGCCAGTAGCGGCGGGAACTCGGGTCATGTATTGGCGATCCGATCTTTTAGACAAAGCTCCGGAAACCTTTGAAGAAATGCGCACTATGTTAGAAAAAGTAGCCAAACCGGAAGAAAATTTCTATGGAATAGCCTTAACTGGTCAAAAATACGTTGAGCTCACTGAATTTGCTTATTTCTTGTTTGGTAATGATGGGTATTTCTTTGATATCAATGAAGACGGGAGCTACGGAAAATGTATTGTCAACAACGAAGCCGGTGTTAGCACTTTAACCTTTAT
Protein-coding sequences here:
- a CDS encoding ABC transporter substrate-binding protein; this translates as MKKSLWVVCLSMFLVLGLALMVGAATKVRVMWAEYDGLTPEYATNLEKAFEEKHPDIDLEIISTPWNDMHDRLITYIAGGNPPDLSVIGTRWLLELMDMGVVEPIEQHLSPELLDNIDPALFEGKIKGVVYGLPVAAGTRVMYWRSDLLDKAPETFEEMRTMLEKVAKPEENFYGIALTGQKYVELTEFAYFLFGNDGYFFDINEDGSYGKCIVNNEAGVSTLTFMNDLVKDNLTQPGVTAYKRDEVQNLFISGNAAIMMTGGFGATLLTQQNVPFEWDVAPLPHFEGKPQSSLIVTDALVMFKDSKAKAEASKFLDFFYSDEWRLEFDKLVGFPPVTKSLADNEFFQTPVYKYMVDQIAGAKPWPLMAEWPECNDLIWDNIEATFLGQKTPQQAMDDAAASIDAVRGF
- a CDS encoding sugar phosphate isomerase/epimerase family protein, with translation MKKGVNQWAFPGNFSIPDIIQLAAKHRFDGVELCPDEEGSFPLNIDQQKLLEWKAHSEDKNIEIRCIASGLHWKYNLASINTEVRKKAIDIAKRLIEIASTLEAKSILLIPGYVNVPWDPSSEVVPYEKAYKNSRLSISEIAKFAADAKITIGLENVWNKLFLSPLEFRSFIDSFNNQWVRVHFDTANVLISGYPEQWIEILGKRIVTIHIKDFKLSVGNINGFCLPLEGDVNFPAVMGSLKSIGYDDFLIAEMIPPYHYSIDALLANLSYNLDCIMNMRV
- a CDS encoding zinc-dependent alcohol dehydrogenase family protein codes for the protein MKACLFEAKEKFVISDIKKPVPQKDEVLIRVKAAGICGTDIHILKGEYFSDFPLVAGHEFSGEVVEVGEEVTQFQPGDRVTADPNIFCDKCYFCKINKNNHCLDSHVIGVTQNGAFAEYVAVSEKGVFHIPDHLSYSEAALAEPLACVVYGVRRSGIKPGEKVLIFGAGAIGLLLMSLLKISGASQVIMVDISQKKLDFAKKMGASEVILNNAEGEKKLKAIAPFGFELVADATGSPRVMERELQFVEPDGTFLVFGVAPIGDMMKVEPYDIFRRDIHIVGSYAVKKTMQYSINLLASGKIQVKNLISSTYSLEDFERGIQDFYHDPDHMKIQIIP